TTCACACTTCTGACGAAGGCGAGGACATGAGCATGGGATCCACTGGTGAGGGCCTCGGACGCCGCGACCTGATCAAGCGCTCCGCAGCACTCGGACTGATCACGGTGCCGACGATGAGCTTCCTGTCCGCCTGCGCCTCCGGCGGTGGGGAGAACTCCACGAAGGGTCCGGCCAAGGCGCCGGTGACCAAGGAGAACCCCTTCGGCGTCGCGAAGGGCGGCAAGCTGGACGTCGTCGTCTTCAAGGGCGGGTTCGGCGACGACTACGCGAAGGCCTGGGAGGCCGCCTTCGACAAGAAGTGGGGCACCACCAGCTCCCACCTGGGCACCCAGGAGATCACCGCCAAGCTGCAGCCCCGCTTCAACGGCGGGAACCCGCCGGACGTCGTCGACGACTCCGGCGCCCAGAAGATCCCGCTGGACGTGCTCGGCAAGGGCGGCCAGCTCGCCGACCTCAACGCCGTGCTCGACGCGCCCTCGCTCGACGACCCGAGCAAGAAGGTGCGCGACACCCTCGTGGACGGGGCCGTCGAACAGGGCATGCTGGGCGGCAAGTACGTCGTCCTGAAGTACGTGTACGCCGTGTCCGGCTTCTGGTACTCGGGCAAGCTCTTCAAGGAGAAGGGCTGGACGGCGCCCAAGACCTGGGACGAGTTCCTCGCCGTCTGCACCAAGGCCAAGGAGGCGGGCATCGGCGGTCTCGCCCACCAGGGCAAGTACCCGTACTACATCAACGTCGTCATCATGGACCTGATCGCCAAGAAGGGTGGTCTGGACGCGGTGAAGGCGATCGACAACCTCGCGCCGAACGCCTTCGAGGGCAACGCGGCCGCTCTCGCCGCGGTCGAGGCGGTCTACGAGGTGGTCGAGAAGGGCCTGCTGATGCCGGGCACCAACGGCCTCACCCACACGGAGTCCCAGACGGCCTGGAACCAGTACAAGGCGGCCTTCATCCCCTCCGGCTCCTGGCTGGAGAACGAGCAGCTCAAGCAGACCCCGGAGGACTTCGACATGAAGTTCCTGCCGGTGCCCCTGCTCGCCGACAGCAAGATGCCCCTCGAGGCCATCCGGGCCGGCGTCGACGAGCCGTTCATCGTCCCGGAGAAGGCCGCCAACAAGGCCGCGGGCCTGGAGTTCCTCCGTTCGATGCTGTCCCGCGAATGGTCGACGATCTTCGCCCAGCAGGCGAACTCGCTCACGGTGGTCAAGGACGGCGTGGATCCGGGAGTCAAGCTGCGGCCGGGCACCCAGTCGGCGGTCGAGGCGCTCAAGGCCGCGGGCGGCAACACCTTCAGCTACCGCTACCCCGACTGGTACAGCGAGATGGACACGGAGATCCAGAACGCGTCCAATGAGCTCATGGCGCAGCGGATCCAGCCCAAGGAGTGGATCAAGCGGGCCCAGGCCGCGGTGAACAAGGCGGCCCAGGACCCGAACGCCAAGAACAACAAGCGCAGCTGACCACCGCAGGGACGGACACCATGAGCCATGTAGCCCAAGGGAGGGGCAAGTACGGCTTCATCGCCGGCTTCCTCTTCGCGCCCCTCGCGCTGTACCTGACCTTCGTCATCTGGCCGTACGTGCAGACGTTCGGCTACTCCTTCACCAACTGGACCGGGCAGTCACCGACGTTCGACTTCGTCGGCACGGACAACTACGCGGCCCTGCTGAAGGACGAGGTCTTCCGCGGCGCGCTCTGGCACAACCTGCTGCTCCTGGTGTTCGTCCCGCTCGTGACCATCCTGCTCGCCCTCTTCTTCGCCTTCATGGTGAACGCGGGCGGGCGCGGCGGAGCCGGCGGAGTGCAGGGAGTCGGCGGATCGCGCTTCTACAAGGTCGTCTACTTCTTCCCGCAGGTCCTCTCCCTCGCCATCCTCTCCGTGCTCTTCGGCGCGATCTACCGCAGTGACGAGGGCGGCCTGCTCAACGGCTTCCTGACCGGGCTCGGCCTGATCGACGCGAACCACCCGGTCGAATGGCTCAACGAGCCGAACCTCGTCCTCTGGTGCCTGCTCCTCGTCGTCGTCTGGCACGGCGTCGGCTTCTACCTCGTCCTGTTCTCCGCGGCCATGCAGTCCGTCCCCAAGGACATCTACGAGGCCGCGCTGCTCGACGGCGCCGGGCGCGCCCAGACCTTCTTCAAGGTCACGCTGCCCCTGCTGTGGGACTCTGTGCAGACCTCCGCGGTCTATCTGGGCATCGCCGCGATGGACATGTTCGTGCTGGTGTCGACCATGACCTCGGGCCAGTTCGGCGGCGGACCCGACCACCACAGCGAGGTCATGTCGACGGTGCTGATGCGCAACTTCCTCTACTTCGGCAAGAGCGGGTACGCCTGCGCCATGGGCGTGGTCATGCTCGCCCTGACCATGATCCTCTCCGTCATCACGCTGCGCGCCACCCGCCGCGAGCGCATCGAATTCTGAGAGGAGTTCCACGATGACCGCACAGCCCACAGTGATCAAGGCTCCGGGCGAGAAGGCCGCGGAGCAGCCCGGCGGCGCCGGACGGACGGGGAAGCGGGACGGGCGCCGCTCCGAGGGCATGGCCCTCAACGTCTTCTCGCACGGCTTCCTCGTCGTCTGGGCGATAATGATCGTGCTGCCCCTGATCTGGCTCGCGCTCGGTGCCTTCAAGACCGACGCGCAGATCGGCGGCTCGGCCCTGAGCTGGCCCTCCAACTGGCACTTCGACGCCTTCGGGCGGGCCTGGACGAAGGGCATCGGAGGCTACTTCGCCAACACCCTCATCGTGCTGGTGTTCTCGGTTCCGCTGACCATGCTGTTCGGCTCCATGGCCGCGTACGTGCTGGCCCGCTACCCCTTCACGGGCAACCGGCTCATCTACTACTTCTTCGTCAGCGGGGCGATGTTCCCCGTGTTCCTGGCGCTCGTACCGCTCTTCTTCATGGTCAAGCGCTTCGACATGCTGAACACCTACCAGGGCCTGATCCTGGTGTACGTCGCCTACTCGATGCCCTTCACGGTCTTCTTCATGCACTCCTTCTTCCGGACGCTGCCGACGGCGATCCACGAGGCGGCGGTCATCGACGGGGCCTCCGACACCCGGAT
Above is a genomic segment from Streptomyces sp. NBC_01233 containing:
- the ngcE gene encoding N-acetylglucosamine/diacetylchitobiose ABC transporter substrate-binding protein; protein product: MGSTGEGLGRRDLIKRSAALGLITVPTMSFLSACASGGGENSTKGPAKAPVTKENPFGVAKGGKLDVVVFKGGFGDDYAKAWEAAFDKKWGTTSSHLGTQEITAKLQPRFNGGNPPDVVDDSGAQKIPLDVLGKGGQLADLNAVLDAPSLDDPSKKVRDTLVDGAVEQGMLGGKYVVLKYVYAVSGFWYSGKLFKEKGWTAPKTWDEFLAVCTKAKEAGIGGLAHQGKYPYYINVVIMDLIAKKGGLDAVKAIDNLAPNAFEGNAAALAAVEAVYEVVEKGLLMPGTNGLTHTESQTAWNQYKAAFIPSGSWLENEQLKQTPEDFDMKFLPVPLLADSKMPLEAIRAGVDEPFIVPEKAANKAAGLEFLRSMLSREWSTIFAQQANSLTVVKDGVDPGVKLRPGTQSAVEALKAAGGNTFSYRYPDWYSEMDTEIQNASNELMAQRIQPKEWIKRAQAAVNKAAQDPNAKNNKRS
- a CDS encoding carbohydrate ABC transporter permease — its product is MSHVAQGRGKYGFIAGFLFAPLALYLTFVIWPYVQTFGYSFTNWTGQSPTFDFVGTDNYAALLKDEVFRGALWHNLLLLVFVPLVTILLALFFAFMVNAGGRGGAGGVQGVGGSRFYKVVYFFPQVLSLAILSVLFGAIYRSDEGGLLNGFLTGLGLIDANHPVEWLNEPNLVLWCLLLVVVWHGVGFYLVLFSAAMQSVPKDIYEAALLDGAGRAQTFFKVTLPLLWDSVQTSAVYLGIAAMDMFVLVSTMTSGQFGGGPDHHSEVMSTVLMRNFLYFGKSGYACAMGVVMLALTMILSVITLRATRRERIEF
- a CDS encoding carbohydrate ABC transporter permease: MTAQPTVIKAPGEKAAEQPGGAGRTGKRDGRRSEGMALNVFSHGFLVVWAIMIVLPLIWLALGAFKTDAQIGGSALSWPSNWHFDAFGRAWTKGIGGYFANTLIVLVFSVPLTMLFGSMAAYVLARYPFTGNRLIYYFFVSGAMFPVFLALVPLFFMVKRFDMLNTYQGLILVYVAYSMPFTVFFMHSFFRTLPTAIHEAAVIDGASDTRIFFQVMLPMAKPGLISVGIFNILGQWNQYILPAVLMQPQTSADPERYMLTQGLIQLQYQMGYETDLPVLFAGATIAMVPMLVVYLSFQRQIQAGLTSATLK